Within Sander lucioperca isolate FBNREF2018 chromosome 22, SLUC_FBN_1.2, whole genome shotgun sequence, the genomic segment CCACTGGAATGCCGCCCAACAGCTGGTGGACAGAAATCAAAGCAGGAAAGAGGGGCTCAAGGTGGAAAGAACAAGAAAACATTGAGGTCCTAATTTTGAGTTGAGTCTGCGTTTagggaagagaaagaggaacaaaatgtttttttttgttacctcAAGAAATAATTGGGATGTAGCACTTTGCTCAACATGTAAATTAGTGtgattagatttaaaaaaataaaataaggagTCTCTCTAGGGCTTTTCTCTCATCATACAGATATAAAGAAAAGAGAATACAATGGCGACAGTAGCATAGCTGAAATTGCATTGGGGACAGGGTGATCCCATTTAGTCACAAGGCAAACAAATAAAGGGCAGGGGGGGTTTGACAGCTGTAATCAATACCTTCTCCTTAAATGTCGCAACAGGCTTGTCTCACATTCCGAGACCATTTTAACACCTTAGAAAGACAAGTGGCCGACCAGCTGCCAAGTCCCAAAAGGTTTGCAATGCCATCTTTGGTTTCACTTGGTGCTACGCCCAGCTATGTGGAACGGGAGGTGGAGAACGACTCCACATTTACACGTTTATGTTGGCAGACTATCTCAAGCAAATAATTATCATAGACAAGTCTTTTGATAAGGACTTGTGAGAAATCTGAGGATCTCAATTTTCACTGTTTTAATTACTTGTAGTTTAGTTTATAGTTTGATGGCTTATGAGTGTCACCTGAGGAGGTGGTGAACCCTTAGTGTAGCCACGACAAatcaatttcattttaaattaaaggTTTTATTTACTGACTAACCTCTCCTCTCTTACCTAACTGTCCCTGGCAGGCTTTCACAATCATTGACCAGAACAGAGATGGGATCATCAGCAAGGATGACCTCAGGGACGTGCTGGCCACCATGGGTCAACTGAACGTGAAGAATGAGGAGCTGGAGGCCATGGTGAAGGAGGCCAGCGGCCCCATTAACTTCACCGTCTTCCTGACCATGTTCGGCGAGAAGCTGAAGGGTGTGTTTGTTGGCCCATACACTCAAGCAATACAAGTCTCCTTtgcttgtcactttttttgtcttatttcgTACATTTTCTCCAAATAACATGCTTGATATAATTCAGGATTCTTTATTTAAGTttcgttttttttattctttataatTGAGACTAATTGGCTGCTTTTAATCTCTAGGTGCTGACCCCGAGGACGTTATTGTGAGCGCTTTCAAGGTCCTGGACCCAGAGGCCACTGGCTCCATCAAGAAGGAATTGTAAGGACTTTTACCTTTAACTTATTGTCTATCACAACACCTCTTTGTGGGATGATTTTGAATCTAGATGGACCATCTGAGATTCATTTTTCTCCATTTTCCCTCTCCAGCCTTGAGGAGCTCCTGACCACCCAGTGTGACAGGTTCACCGCTGAGGAGGTGAGCTGATCCGTCTTTGTCTTGCTCATATTCCCATTCTGTTATTAGTTGTACAAGGTTGTAAGCCGTTTCTTTAATCTCTCTCCTGCAGATGACCAACCTGTGGGCTGCTTTCCCCCCTGATGTGGCTGGCAACGTGGACTACAAGAACATCTGCTACGTCATCACACACggagaggaaaaggaggagTAAAATCCACCTCTCTCAATATCGCTACCTCCGTTCAAACCCGTGCTCGAACCACCATCTACTCACTCCCCTCCTCTCCGACGATGTGGCTTCCTTGCACACTTCCGTGCCCCAGCGGCCCACTCTTTCCGCTTGCCAGCTCACTACGAAAAGACTTGTGTCCTTTATCGAGATACTCAGTGAGAGGACTGAAGGCTGTAGgggttgtttgtgtgtgagtacCAACAGGGAGACATGGGattattttcaataaaaataatCTTGTGGCACTGAAacactctctccatctctgtcccTGCCTCTTGTTCCTCCTTCTTTTCCCCCCATCGCTCAGTCTGTCCTGTGTTGAGGCCAGCAGTGCATGCATCTAAAACCTACATGCAGCCTACATACACTGGACTGTATACAGCGGCCAGTCAAAAGTGTCTCTTGGGTGATGTGGTGCATGTAAGTCACTTACTTGAAACAAGTAAAGCAGCCTGACCCAAGTGGTGTGTTAGTCTCAACCTTACACAGATTGTTTCATGGATTTGTCTCTTTGTTTGTAATAGAGAGGAGTGCACATTAAAAGAGTGGGAGTACTGTACTATAATAGTTTGCCTACCCCCCTTTTTtaatctgtctctccctctcgtAAACACAGGTATGAAAGGAAAAGTTGCAGTGAAAAAAATAGTAAAGCatgattttctttaaaaaagaaaatcttgtGAATAGAGAAGGAGATGGTGAAAGATAGTGAGCGCGAGGCAGGAAAGAAGTTAACAAAAGTAAAACGTCTTTGTTTTTGactcttctccctccctctcactgCTGTTTCTCTCCTGTTGTTGTGATTGCTTCTGTAACAAATAAAGACGTACAAATAAAATCCACTATCTTTTGTATGACACTGTGTCTGTTGGCTTAAGTGGGGGCGTGGGTGGGAGACAGCACCGACTGTGGCTAGAGCCCTGTGTAATATGGTGAAGCATTATCAAGGTTTGGATGGGatatacttttaaaaaatggtcGAAAATGAGTACTGGTCAAGTCTAAAATGTGTCAAGCTGAACTGcagtaaagtatttttttccaGGTAGTAGCCTATCAACCCATgactctaaaaaataaaaaataaaaagtgcagGACAGAGGGACAAAATAGTGGAAACACCTAACAAAACAAGAATAAATATCATTCAAATATATGAACCACAACACTGCTGTTACTGGCCCTCAAATTTGATCTAGACCATAAATCTCCAAACTCATATTAAGTTATGGTTGGGATATTGAGGCAGTTTCTGAAGCTGATTAAATTCTACAGACTCATCAACTCCTGAAACTTGAGCAAGGGACGTTATTTAGTTTTACCCTTTAGCTGTTATAGAGCCCCTCATTGGGGGAGAATATACCTGCAGAGCATCTAATGCCAACGTTAGCATTTGCCTCAAAGCAGCACTGTACCTCAGTACAGTCTCAAAGAGCAGCTAGCACGGCTGTAGACTCTGCTTCTTTATTTCAGAAGTCAGATTGTTTTCTTatgggttttttttcccccagggACACTTTTCTTTCATCATTTCTCTTTTAATGGAGCATGTAGTCACTAACCACTGTCCCCTTCACTCCTCAGACAGTCACTATCATTACATATAGAAAATGGATATTGAcaatatgtgtttctgtgtttttttaagttcatcATATGGGCTTTTTGCTTTTGGTCCACCTGTCTGCATTCCAAATCAATGTGCACAACTGAATAAcgaatttttaaaaaaatttctGCCTAAGAGAGCTAGACAAGTTATAATAAGTTAATTGTAACTTTGCTCTTTACTTCATGGCTCAAAATAAAGGAAGTAAATGCTGTGATAGGCTACTAATGTTGAGAGGCTGTGGAAAGTGACTGATCATGAATGAGTGTGTTAAGTTAGACACTGAGAATTATATTCAAAGCAAGATACTTTTTCCACAAAGGGGAAGACACCTGTTAATGTTACACTGTATCTGACACAATTCCATGACCGTGAGGGAGGCATATACAAAACTGTTCCTTTTGCTTGACTGACAAAGTAGCCTATATGTAGCTGACAGTTTTAATCAgtctgttttatatattttttatgtattttgcaaataacatattattattattattattattattattattagtagtagtagtagtagtattatcattattataattattatcacCAGTTCCTTAAGAGTATTAAAAACCTATGTTGTAGTAAACGAAAACTTATATTTTATCAATGATTTATACGCATGTAAAAAAGTATAGATCAATGAATCACGTGACGTAGTGACGTTgtcatcaaaacaggaagtgaaatatgaaacaaaacgTTTTGCCTTCGGAATAAAATCTACCAATATTTCGCTTTACATTATACCGGTTCGGAATCCAGCAAATAAGTAggctaataaaaataaaataatcgaaGCTAAGTGTTTTATtactcaaaacaaaaaacttctACAAACACCTACCAGTGAGTGATCggataaaaaagagaaagttcTCTGCGCTTCTGCAGACCACAACAATCCGGTGCAACCAAGGCTGGACAAAAACGgcataaagtgacaaaaaatagccggtgcaacacagatgtcttcttacttgATAATTGTATTACTTAAGGTGCAAaacagtgactaacgtttcgATGTAGAGTTGGCATACATCAgactctgatgaagatgtaactCTACATCGAAACGTTAGCCACTGTTTTGCACCTTAACTAATAAAATGATcaagtaagaagacatctgtgttgcaccggcTATTTTTTGTCACCTACCAGTGagtgttttattttgcaaaTGGCGGTCGGAAACGATGTGCGATTGTAAAACTTGACCCATAACAGAGGACAGGGGGACACtggatatactgtactgtaaccGTAAAACATTTCAGGTCCGGTTTGTCGCCACTAACTAGGCATGACTGTCTGGTAATGTGCACAGTCAGCTGTGAAAGCCACCGATGTCGCTGCCGTCCCGCCGTGCCTTTGAGAGTCCTGCCGGGCCGAGACTTACCAACATGGCCTCAACGGTAACGTTACCCCGCTGCACATCTGTCAGACTCCCTGCTGTGGCCACTGTAGTCCTGCTCCTAATGTCGGTGACCACTGTACAAGCATCTCAAGGCGACAAGGAGCCGGTCTATCGAGACTGTGTGAAGCAATGTGTCCGGACCAACTGCACCGGAGCTCGGCTACGCGGGTTTCAGTCTGCCCAGCCGCAGTACATGGCGCTGACAGGtgagtggttgttgttgttgacggTGGTGGTAGGTAACATTAAGTTAAGCTACCTTAGCAGTCTTTAGATTTCTCAACAGTGTAACAGTTACCCACTGTACTTAGTGATAATAGCCGGCTAAATTCATCCATTACTGTCTTTTGACAACAGTTAGCTAACATTCACTATGTGTTTATTCATCCGTGTAGCTACTCTCTGCTGAAGCTTCTTTACTGTCATGTCTACAATGTGACTTTTAACGCATTAACGTGATATTTTCTCGTCTTTGTTGTTTCATGGGATATGGTACTATTTCACAGCCTTGAAAGTTGAAATCCAGTTTTTCCTGGCTGAGCAAAGTGTCACAAAAGGCCTGTTGTAACTGCACCCTCGCCCCATCATTAACaattgtatagtgtgtgtgtgggtgtgagtgtgtttgtgagaggaAGCAAATGAGATCCAAATACTATCCAAGAGAAACTGAGAAGTAGTGCTTCCTTCCCCCCAGCTGCAAATGAGTAGGGCTGCTGCCACTaaccattattttattttctcaatcaATCAGAATCGCAATTGAGAACCCAAAAGCTTGTTTTGGTCGACCAACAACAGTACtccaaaaatatttaatttacattgatctaaaacagagaaaatcagCAATTTCTCACATTGGAAAAGCCAACCAGAGGATATTTGGAAATTTAAGCTTAAACAAATGATGTTCTGGTATTCAATTAATTGTATCAGCTCTTTACAGGCAATTCAAATTTTTTCCAGATGTTTGTATTGTTGCATATTCGTACCTATTGAATTGAACTTGACCCTTTTGGCCTacgctcctctctctctgttcctgtGTCCCAGGTTGGACATGTCGTGATGACTGTCGCTATCAATGCATGTGGACCACGGTGGGCCTTTACCAGGCCGAGGGGTACAGAGTCCCACAGTTCCACGGCAAGGTTGGTGCTTCTTACAGTGGCCAGTATGTGTGTCCCAATGAGCTTAATTACAAAATCTTACCCACAGTTATTCTGTGTTAGAGAGGATGCTGGGTTCTGTCCTCTAAAATAGCTTCTAAGTCTGATTACTTAAATCAATAGATTATATTAGAACAAACGTCTCTTAAGTGCTCCAGTGTTGGTTTCATTTTAACCGATTTGAGTAAAATGTGTGAAATTAAGTAGTGATGTATTCTATTTGTCATAGTGGCCATTTGCGCGCTTCCTGTGTTTTGAGGAGCCAGCTTCTGCCCTGGCCTCTCTGCTGAATGGCCTGGCTTGCCTTCTTATGCTGCTGCGCTATCGAGGCACGGTGCCTCGCCAGAGTCCCATGTACCACACCATCAACGCCTTCTCTCTGGTGAGACGGAGAAAATGAAAGAACTTAAGATACTGTAAATACACCAATACTACTATGTGTCTACACGCATGACAAAATGAACCATGCGTATTTAACAGGAGCCTTTGTGTTGTTTTAGGTATCTCTTAATGCCTGGTTCTGGTCCACTGTGTTTCATACCCGGGACACCTATCTGACTGAGGTAATGCTTGTTGACTGCCTAGATACTTGTAAAGCTATTTTTGTCCACTtgatgtcagaaaaaaaggtcatagcaAAAAGAATAATTGGATTATCAAGTTTTTATGACCAGCCTGTTAACAAAGAGTTTCAAAGTTGCACTTGCAACAGAAACAGAGCAGCATTATGCATCCTTTCAGAGTTTTGTTTCTGTATACCTGACTGATGTCAAATGAATAATTTCTCACCTTTCAGCCTCAGTTCGGTCCACTTACCCCAGAGAAAAATGTCTGTTCAGTCAGCTCGTGAGCTGGCAGCAGCTGATGGCTGTTTACATGGAGGGTTGGTGAGAGCCGTTGGGACTCAATAAgcagaccaaaacaatgagctgagcGAGGCTAAAAGCCGGCTCTTCACATAACAGGCAGTCAGTTGATTCAGATACCCCTTGATGCAGCTTCATTTTCTACAGAGTGGAGAACTGCTAAAATATCTTTTGAGCTGACAGACCGCATGCTAAGATAAGTGTTCCTCATTATTGGCTAATGAGCTTAGCTAATCAGTAACATCCTAATGCCATTACTGACGAGCCCTCTAGCTGTTTGCCGTATATTTTCAGTAACATGCAAGTCTTTTTTCCTCTTGATGTTGATTTCTCCTGTCAGTAAATGTGTTTCTGGCCTCTATGTGATATTCTCTTCCAGAAAATGGACTATTTCTGTGCAACAGCGGTCATTCTTTACTCAATTTACCTTTGCTGTGTCAGGTAAGCTCTAAAGCAGGTATTTTACAAATGCTGTCATTTGTCCCATGATAAAAGATGGAAATATGGTCGTAGGAGAACTAAAATCACATACAACTGTATTAATCATTGGCCCA encodes:
- the pgap3 gene encoding post-GPI attachment to proteins factor 3 isoform X2, with amino-acid sequence MSLPSRRAFESPAGPRLTNMASTVTLPRCTSVRLPAVATVVLLLMSVTTVQASQGDKEPVYRDCVKQCVRTNCTGARLRGFQSAQPQYMALTGWTCRDDCRYQCMWTTVGLYQAEGYRVPQFHGKWPFARFLCFEEPASALASLLNGLACLLMLLRYRGTVPRQSPMYHTINAFSLVSLNAWFWSTVFHTRDTYLTEFGPLTPEKNVCSVSS
- the mylpfb gene encoding myosin light chain, phosphorylatable, fast skeletal muscle b, which translates into the protein MAPKKAKRRQQQGEGGSSNVFSMFEQSQIQEYKEAFTIIDQNRDGIISKDDLRDVLATMGQLNVKNEELEAMVKEASGPINFTVFLTMFGEKLKGADPEDVIVSAFKVLDPEATGSIKKEFLEELLTTQCDRFTAEEMTNLWAAFPPDVAGNVDYKNICYVITHGEEKEE
- the pgap3 gene encoding post-GPI attachment to proteins factor 3 isoform X1, with product MSLPSRRAFESPAGPRLTNMASTVTLPRCTSVRLPAVATVVLLLMSVTTVQASQGDKEPVYRDCVKQCVRTNCTGARLRGFQSAQPQYMALTGWTCRDDCRYQCMWTTVGLYQAEGYRVPQFHGKWPFARFLCFEEPASALASLLNGLACLLMLLRYRGTVPRQSPMYHTINAFSLVSLNAWFWSTVFHTRDTYLTEKMDYFCATAVILYSIYLCCVRTLGLRRPGVSSMVGVLLILAFTSHVSYLTFVSFDYGYNMAANATIGMVNLLWWLCWCWQNRRTLPYWWKCGLVVLLLHGLALLELLDFPPMLWVLDAHAVWHLSTIPVHFLFYSFLIDDSLYLLNTEKMGVKVE